TCGATGGGTTTCGCCCTGCGGAGATCACTTTCGAAATATTGGCACAAGtggtgtcctggtgtcctggAATATTCGAAATCGGAGCCCACGTCGCAGGCAAACCGGAACCTCCCGCTGAAAGGATTGAGTAAAACAAAGGATCAGTTTTCCAGAATCAGCTGGCAGCTGTAATTTCCGCACGTGACTATCATATATGGAATGACTATGAATGTGAATAACTTGGAATCCATATGAATTGCGCTGCTTAGCAGCTGGTTTTCGATGATGAACGCATTTGAAAGCCATAATAATATATTCAGACCTATTTCCGGTTTGGTTTTGTAATGAAAAAACAGATGATTTTGACTTTTATGTTGCGACTGACTCGTGTCgggaaatatgttttattactTCCATATTGAATTTTATGGTTTATAGCAAAATGTTTATACTTTATTACTTCCATATTGAACTAAATGGTTTCTAGCAAAATGTTTACACTTTATTACTTTGTCTTTGTACGATTTGAATAGTTACACAGCTTGGCTTTCCTCAGTAAtcatgtttaatttaatatgaaaGGGgggattatttatttgatcAAATACGTTATTTTCCTTAAATTACCAGATGGACATCGTTACCATTTCACCTGTGAGTGCCAGCAGTTCTCTGTAACAAAACGAGATTAACTCGCTCGCCAAGGAGATAGTAGACGAATCCGAGGACCATGATAAGGACGAAGAAGAGGACTCTCAGCTGCCAGGCGATGCCGCCAAGGAAGGGATACACCCAGATGCCGGTCCTGAACCACACGATGTGTATCCACACCAGGTAACCCACCATGAAGGCGCCCAGTCCAGTCAATCCTCGCCTGCGTTCCGGATATCGATGTCGTGTGATCCCGAGCTCCACAATGGCGTAGAGCACGACGAAGGTGTGCATGGTGTGGTTCAGCCAGTTGGGATAGACCAAGTCCAGCAGCACAGGATATATCGATTCCCGATCGATGGCAAAGAGTGTCCAGAAGGTTAAACCCACTGTGAGCGACAGCGGTATGGCAAAGCTGGCGAAGATGTAGTCTCGCAGTTTCCTCAGCGATCTCAGGCGCAGGAGGTCAAAGGTCAGCGCCAGGGCATAGTAGCCCAGCTGCAGGAGGCCGCCCAGAAAGGTCATGTACTTGAACTTGCCCCCAATCGGTGGCTCCAGCCGCAGGGTCACCGCCACCTGTGGCAACTGGGCATACCGCCAGTCGAAGTAGATGGCATAGCCCAGGTGCACGGTGGCGAGCAGGTGGAAGAACAGACGAGCCCTGCTCCACAAATCAAGTCGCTCCATTTCCGGATGGATACTAACGCGTTCGTCGATCGATGGAGCTATGCTAAAGTGGGGCAAATCAATCCGGCATGTGGAAATGGTCTATAACCGAAACGGTTTCGCTGGAAATGGCAGTAGAATAGTGATGCCAAATACAGCTTTTTTTTGAAGCTTAGAAGAGAGACTAAATCAACAAAAGAGTAACACTTTGAAGCATAATGAAATCAGAACATATACCTGATATATCTAttcaattcaataaataatttgagaGAGTACATAAATGCTGTACCTAAAACGTACAGATGGACGGACTTGTGTTTGAAACGTATCAATTTCGTTGGATTAATTATTGACCCACTGCGGCAGCGAAAGGGAAATGTGATAAGTATTGGCtcgaatggaaaatggggagtTGGCCGATAAAACTACAGGGGTGCGACCTTGGACACAGCTGATCCATTTGGCCAGAGCTGGTCCTCCAGTTTCAGGACCAGATGTTGCGAtgggaagtggatgtggaatGGGGAAAGGTCCACGAACCGCAGGCAATCAAATGGCTGTGTGTTccgtaaatatttgtttgttttcctttgtcGGCGTTGCAGATCTCAGTGATAATTAGTCAGGCCCATCACCACCATATGTCCGTCGAGAAACCCAACGTAAATAGTTGAATTACCTTTTGCCAAATTCGATGCAGCCATCTGACGGGCAACCAATTTACTGATGTTTTTACCTTCAAGTTTGGCAGATAATTACTACTTATTCTatacaaatgaatttatatagGTTACTTATTTCTGTGTTCATATCTAGTTTTGCCTAGCAAACCAGGAAGTTGAAAGTAGAATCCTTTTAACTTTACAACATGGAGGCACCTTTTTAGGAACTTCAAGCCTTCTTCCCtagtttttaatcaatttagcACACTTATCAATATAAAACTTGCTCTAAACTAAGTCGACATCTGTTTGATTAGTGGGTCTTTGCTCTACGAATTTGAGTCTGATAGTTAAACAGTGGTCTGTGCctatttataaattcaatttaaccGTCTGTCCGGGGTGATAACCAAATGGACCTAAAAGCGAAAGGAGTCGCAAAAACCATAGGGCCGTGACGCAGGTTTGGTGCTTCGAGTGCCTGcgaaatatttacatacatatataccataAAAGAACGATGTATGCCCATTTAATTATGAGCCGGACAGGCCAGACTAATTGGAGCaatgttgttaattttttaaagcCGTTGTCGAACACGTTTCGCTACGGTCATTGCGACAgagttatttaaatataggCAGACGTTTCTCGCCGATAATTTCGCACATTTTAAAGGGGTGTTCAATATTTCAATACTTGACAGTCAAACATATGTATCAATCCCTTTAGGACCGATT
This genomic interval from Drosophila teissieri strain GT53w chromosome 3L, Prin_Dtei_1.1, whole genome shotgun sequence contains the following:
- the LOC122617501 gene encoding androgen-induced gene 1 protein; protein product: MERLDLWSRARLFFHLLATVHLGYAIYFDWRYAQLPQVAVTLRLEPPIGGKFKYMTFLGGLLQLGYYALALTFDLLRLRSLRKLRDYIFASFAIPLSLTVGLTFWTLFAIDRESIYPVLLDLVYPNWLNHTMHTFVVLYAIVELGITRHRYPERRRGLTGLGAFMVGYLVWIHIVWFRTGIWVYPFLGGIAWQLRVLFFVLIMVLGFVYYLLGERVNLVLLQRTAGTHR